The Congregibacter litoralis KT71 genome contains a region encoding:
- the cgtA gene encoding Obg family GTPase CgtA, whose product MKFVDEASIRVFAGKGGNGCLSFRREKYVERGGPDGGDGGDGGSVYLVADHSLNTMVDYRFQRVYRAENGEKGRGRNCTGAGGADLELPVPVGTTVLDEDSGETLGDLVAPGDRLLVAQGGFHGLGNTRFKSSVNRAPQQTSPGSEGEERSLKLELNVLADVGLLGLPNAGKSTFIRSVSAARPRVADYPFTTLVPQLGVVKVDALRSFVVADIPGLIEGASDGAGLGIRFLKHLTRNRILLHLVDVAPMDGSDPADSAASIVRELERFSPTLAARERWLVLNKTDLIDEQELADVEARVIEKLQWSAPVYSISALAHDGTERLCQDMMQYLERCAEAEEENPDLIIAEREAQQAMQEEARERVNLLRSRKRGEMSDEDDDDDDDHDVEIEYAP is encoded by the coding sequence ATGAAATTTGTAGATGAAGCCAGTATTCGAGTTTTCGCCGGAAAAGGGGGCAATGGCTGCCTGAGTTTTCGCCGAGAGAAATACGTAGAGCGCGGCGGTCCCGATGGGGGCGATGGCGGCGACGGTGGCAGTGTCTATCTCGTGGCCGATCACAGCCTCAATACCATGGTGGACTACCGCTTCCAGCGGGTTTATCGCGCGGAGAACGGCGAGAAAGGCCGCGGCCGCAATTGTACCGGCGCCGGAGGCGCTGATCTTGAGTTACCCGTGCCCGTGGGGACAACGGTCCTTGACGAGGACAGCGGTGAGACTCTGGGCGATCTCGTGGCGCCGGGTGACCGACTCCTCGTCGCCCAGGGCGGCTTCCACGGCCTGGGCAACACGCGTTTCAAATCTTCCGTCAATCGCGCGCCGCAGCAAACCAGTCCCGGCAGTGAGGGCGAAGAGCGTTCCCTGAAGCTCGAGCTCAACGTCCTTGCGGATGTGGGGCTCCTGGGGTTACCCAACGCCGGCAAATCAACATTCATCCGTTCCGTATCCGCCGCCCGGCCCCGGGTGGCCGACTATCCCTTCACCACGCTGGTGCCGCAATTGGGCGTCGTAAAAGTCGATGCCCTGCGCAGTTTTGTTGTTGCGGATATCCCCGGCTTGATTGAGGGCGCTTCAGACGGCGCCGGACTGGGGATTCGCTTTCTCAAGCATCTCACCCGTAATCGCATTCTGCTCCATCTGGTGGATGTGGCGCCCATGGACGGCAGCGATCCGGCGGACAGCGCCGCATCCATTGTGCGGGAGCTGGAGCGTTTCAGCCCCACCCTCGCGGCGCGGGAGCGTTGGCTGGTACTCAACAAGACCGATCTCATCGATGAACAGGAGCTGGCTGATGTCGAGGCCAGGGTCATCGAGAAGCTCCAGTGGTCAGCGCCGGTCTACAGTATCTCTGCCCTGGCTCATGATGGCACCGAACGACTCTGTCAGGACATGATGCAATATCTTGAGCGCTGCGCCGAGGCAGAAGAGGAAAACCCCGACCTTATTATTGCCGAGCGCGAGGCACAACAGGCCATGCAGGAAGAGGCGCGGGAGCGAGTGAACCTGCTCCGTTCGCGGAAGCGTGGCGAGATGTCTGATGAAGACGACGATGACGATGACGATCATGACGTGGAGATAGAATACGCACCGTGA
- the proB gene encoding glutamate 5-kinase yields the protein MSADSRHWVASAKRWVVKVGSALLTDDGRGIDEAVIAALVEQLAELRQRGCEVLLVSSGAVAAGLSRLGASERPEELHELQAAAAVGQSALLRRYEEAFASKGLMVAQILLGHDDVFARDRYLNARAALKTLLSHGVVPVINENDTVVTDEIRFGDNDTLAALVANLVDADVLVLLTDQDGLFDADPRKEVGASLIQHARADDPRLDTVAGEGGVLGRGGMVTKLRAARLAARSGTETVIVGGRHPQVLIHLAEGEALGTWLESGSAPENARRQWLASLVTFRGTVVIDDGAVAVLKSSGRSLLPVGVKSVSGDFERGDVLLCRDLQGREVARGLSNYSGKEVRKIMGLSSKNIAETLGYGGEAELIHRDNLVLL from the coding sequence GTGAGTGCCGATTCGCGACACTGGGTGGCTTCAGCCAAACGCTGGGTGGTCAAGGTGGGGAGCGCGCTCCTCACCGATGATGGACGAGGTATCGATGAGGCGGTTATTGCGGCACTGGTTGAGCAACTGGCTGAACTGCGGCAACGAGGCTGTGAAGTACTCCTCGTCTCCAGTGGGGCCGTGGCGGCGGGTCTTTCCCGGCTGGGAGCCTCCGAGCGGCCGGAGGAACTCCATGAACTGCAGGCTGCGGCGGCGGTGGGGCAATCCGCTCTTCTTCGGCGCTATGAGGAAGCCTTTGCGTCCAAAGGCCTTATGGTCGCGCAGATTCTCCTCGGTCATGACGATGTGTTTGCCAGGGATCGCTACCTCAATGCCCGCGCTGCGCTAAAAACCCTGCTTTCCCATGGCGTGGTGCCGGTGATTAACGAGAACGATACGGTGGTTACCGACGAAATCCGCTTTGGAGACAATGACACCCTCGCCGCTCTTGTGGCGAATCTGGTGGATGCAGATGTGCTGGTGTTGCTCACAGATCAGGACGGACTCTTTGATGCCGATCCCCGGAAGGAGGTCGGCGCGAGCCTCATTCAACATGCGCGCGCCGATGATCCCAGGCTGGATACGGTGGCAGGCGAGGGCGGTGTGCTGGGTCGTGGGGGTATGGTGACCAAGCTCCGCGCGGCCCGCCTTGCGGCGCGCTCCGGCACCGAGACCGTGATTGTCGGGGGACGACACCCCCAGGTGCTCATCCATCTCGCCGAGGGAGAGGCTCTCGGAACATGGCTGGAAAGCGGCAGCGCTCCGGAAAACGCCCGTCGACAGTGGCTGGCAAGTCTCGTGACCTTTCGCGGTACCGTGGTGATTGACGACGGAGCGGTGGCGGTTCTCAAAAGCTCGGGACGTTCCTTGCTCCCGGTGGGCGTGAAGTCCGTGAGCGGCGATTTCGAGCGGGGCGATGTGCTCCTCTGTCGTGATTTGCAGGGCCGGGAAGTCGCCCGGGGTTTAAGTAATTACAGTGGGAAAGAAGTGCGCAAGATCATGGGTTTGAGCTCAAAAAACATTGCAGAAACCCTTGGCTACGGTGGTGAAGCAGAGCTTATTCATCGCGACAATCTGGTGCTCCTCTGA
- a CDS encoding ZIP family metal transporter, with protein MSPMMLLAVYGAALVVSSVAGGALTQRVAMTHTRAQLAMSLVSGLMLGIAFFHLLPHAVLTLGIHHGLTTVMSWTMGGLIVMLLLLRILHFHQPDYPAEAIAVCEHGHDHGHKHGAAETGVPAAREVTSVMAPGVSWRGVLIGLTFHTFIDGVALGAALLSAPHGHQQQLLGFGVFLAILLHKPLDAMSIVALMKASGTTASSQTRANLLFAFVCPLGALLFYFYAMGLGGSGELVIASALAFSAGAFVCIALSDLLPEVQFHSHDRVKLTAVFLLGIALAFMMANTAAKHSHAIASLSPV; from the coding sequence ATGTCCCCGATGATGCTTCTGGCGGTTTACGGCGCTGCCCTCGTTGTGTCCTCCGTCGCCGGCGGTGCCCTGACCCAGCGCGTTGCCATGACCCATACGAGAGCCCAGCTTGCCATGAGCCTCGTTTCGGGGCTCATGCTGGGCATCGCGTTTTTTCACTTGCTGCCCCATGCCGTGCTCACCCTGGGTATTCATCACGGCTTGACGACGGTGATGTCCTGGACCATGGGTGGTTTGATTGTGATGCTTCTGCTGTTGCGGATCCTGCATTTTCACCAACCGGACTACCCCGCCGAGGCGATTGCGGTTTGTGAGCATGGCCATGATCACGGCCATAAGCACGGTGCCGCTGAGACGGGCGTACCCGCCGCCCGGGAGGTCACTTCGGTGATGGCGCCGGGGGTGAGCTGGCGGGGCGTTTTAATAGGACTGACCTTTCACACCTTTATCGACGGCGTGGCCCTGGGTGCAGCGCTGTTATCGGCGCCCCATGGACATCAGCAGCAGTTATTGGGCTTTGGGGTGTTTCTCGCGATTCTTCTTCACAAGCCCCTGGACGCCATGTCCATCGTAGCGCTAATGAAGGCCTCGGGAACCACGGCATCGTCACAGACTCGCGCGAACCTTCTGTTTGCCTTTGTGTGCCCCCTGGGGGCCTTACTGTTTTACTTCTATGCCATGGGACTTGGCGGCAGCGGTGAACTGGTTATTGCATCAGCGCTGGCGTTCTCGGCCGGCGCCTTTGTGTGTATTGCCCTCAGCGATCTGTTGCCTGAGGTTCAGTTCCACAGTCACGATCGTGTGAAGCTCACGGCGGTGTTTCTTTTGGGCATAGCCCTTGCTTTCATGATGGCCAACACGGCGGCTAAACACAGTCATGCTATTGCGTCCCTGAGCCCTGTTTAA
- the hemH gene encoding ferrochelatase, producing MKYVGSPDFDHAQQGSIGVLVTNLGTPQAPEKSALRPYLKQFLSDPRVVEVPRLLWWFILNGIILNVRPARSAEAYKTVWTDEGSPLLIHTRNQALGLQKRLNDEHGGQVIVEFAMRYGEPSIGHALQSLMDRGARQLLVLPMYPQYSGPTGGSTFDAVAEDLSKRRWIPDLQFVASYHDQPGYISAIADTIRNHWKSHDRAEKLLFSYHGEPRRYLDEGDPYHCQCHKTTRLVAEELGLAEGEYLSAFQSRFGREEWLKPYTDYTLKEMAGGGVRSVQVICPGFSADCLETIEEIGEENRDYFLEAGGERYEYIPCLNSTEGHIDFLASLVSDRLQPWLAAKKTAQEAPTATMAEAMKARSAA from the coding sequence ATGAAGTATGTAGGCAGTCCAGATTTCGATCACGCCCAGCAGGGAAGTATCGGAGTGCTCGTCACAAATCTGGGCACGCCGCAGGCGCCGGAAAAGAGCGCGCTGCGGCCCTATTTGAAACAGTTCCTCTCTGACCCCCGGGTGGTGGAGGTTCCCAGGCTTCTCTGGTGGTTTATTCTCAACGGCATCATTCTTAATGTGCGCCCCGCACGCTCCGCCGAGGCCTACAAAACGGTTTGGACTGACGAAGGCTCGCCCCTGCTGATACACACGCGTAACCAGGCCCTGGGGCTGCAGAAACGCCTCAATGACGAACACGGCGGTCAGGTCATCGTGGAATTTGCCATGCGCTATGGTGAGCCCTCCATAGGCCATGCACTGCAATCACTGATGGACCGGGGGGCGCGCCAGCTGCTGGTGCTCCCCATGTATCCGCAGTACAGCGGACCGACGGGTGGTTCCACCTTCGACGCCGTTGCAGAGGACCTCAGTAAACGACGCTGGATACCTGATTTGCAGTTTGTCGCCAGCTATCACGATCAGCCGGGCTATATCAGCGCGATCGCGGACACCATCAGGAACCATTGGAAAAGCCACGACCGCGCGGAAAAACTCCTGTTTTCCTATCATGGCGAGCCTCGACGCTATCTCGATGAAGGCGATCCCTACCACTGCCAATGTCACAAGACGACCAGGCTGGTCGCCGAAGAGCTCGGACTGGCAGAGGGTGAATATCTCAGCGCATTTCAATCGCGTTTCGGACGCGAAGAATGGTTGAAGCCGTACACCGACTACACGCTCAAGGAAATGGCGGGGGGCGGTGTGCGGTCAGTGCAGGTCATTTGCCCGGGCTTCTCCGCCGATTGTCTTGAGACCATCGAGGAGATCGGGGAAGAGAATCGGGATTACTTTCTTGAAGCTGGTGGGGAGCGCTATGAATACATCCCCTGCCTGAATTCCACGGAAGGACATATCGACTTCCTGGCGAGTCTTGTCAGTGATCGCCTCCAACCGTGGCTGGCAGCAAAGAAGACCGCCCAGGAAGCCCCCACCGCGACCATGGCCGAGGCCATGAAGGCGCGCTCAGCGGCCTAG
- a CDS encoding UrcA family protein codes for MKSIQRVIFATAVSGALAAFAVQASAGSTTEVIADSVTAPAEVAVSFSDLNLDSVEGQKALHYRLARAAEQVCGHNDIRRAGGVAQAARNEDCYERSLSRALSKVNASAVASAN; via the coding sequence ATGAAATCAATCCAACGTGTAATCTTTGCAACCGCCGTATCCGGCGCTCTCGCGGCATTCGCTGTTCAGGCAAGTGCCGGTAGTACCACCGAAGTCATTGCTGACTCCGTCACTGCCCCGGCAGAGGTCGCCGTAAGCTTCTCCGACCTCAATCTGGACTCAGTGGAGGGGCAGAAAGCCCTGCACTACCGCCTGGCCCGTGCCGCGGAGCAGGTCTGCGGTCACAATGACATTCGACGGGCGGGCGGTGTTGCCCAGGCGGCGCGCAACGAAGACTGCTACGAGCGCTCCCTGTCTCGTGCGCTGTCAAAGGTGAATGCTTCGGCTGTTGCGTCTGCGAACTAA
- a CDS encoding YegP family protein: MAGKFELKKGKTGKFSFNLKSGNGQVVFTSQTYDSKRSATAGITSVKKNADKDARYERKSSTKGQPYFVMKATNGQVIGKSQMYSNAVSMEKGIKSVGLNAPGADTLDLTVEAPKKKAAPKKKAAAKKAKAAPKKAKAAAKKVVKKAKAAPKKAKATAKKAVKKVAKKAKAAPKKVKAAVKKKAPAKKK, encoded by the coding sequence ATGGCAGGAAAGTTTGAACTGAAGAAAGGAAAAACCGGAAAGTTTTCTTTCAATCTTAAATCAGGAAACGGGCAGGTGGTTTTCACCAGCCAGACTTACGACAGCAAACGCTCGGCTACGGCAGGCATAACTTCCGTGAAGAAAAATGCGGACAAAGATGCACGCTATGAGCGCAAGTCATCGACCAAAGGGCAACCTTACTTTGTCATGAAAGCCACCAATGGTCAGGTGATCGGCAAGAGCCAGATGTATTCCAATGCAGTCAGCATGGAGAAAGGCATCAAGTCTGTCGGCCTCAATGCACCCGGGGCGGACACCCTCGACCTGACTGTTGAAGCACCGAAGAAAAAAGCGGCGCCCAAGAAGAAGGCTGCTGCAAAGAAAGCCAAAGCGGCACCCAAGAAGGCCAAGGCCGCTGCCAAGAAAGTAGTCAAGAAAGCAAAAGCTGCGCCTAAGAAGGCCAAGGCAACTGCCAAGAAAGCGGTAAAGAAAGTTGCTAAAAAAGCGAAAGCCGCACCGAAGAAAGTCAAAGCGGCGGTGAAGAAAAAAGCGCCTGCCAAAAAGAAGTAA
- a CDS encoding nucleotidyltransferase family protein — translation MNTGLQRDLVPHTVVLMLAAGRSRRFGDDKRQAALGSGKTLLEQSISQFTSLGFRVFVSLSAVSDDDLLAESLIGESVEILRCDRAGEGMGGTLAESVKKIGDDASVLIALADMPGLASETILLLQEKAQTENIVFPVYEGRRGHPVIFGRQFIPRLKNLSGDEGANQLIREYASSCVSVPVTDAGVVRDVDTAADLVAVKRWLQARSS, via the coding sequence GTGAATACAGGCTTGCAGCGTGATCTTGTCCCGCACACGGTGGTATTGATGCTTGCGGCGGGCAGAAGTCGGCGCTTTGGAGACGACAAGCGTCAGGCGGCTCTGGGGTCAGGGAAAACTCTTCTAGAGCAGTCTATTTCGCAATTCACGTCCCTGGGATTCCGGGTCTTTGTCAGTCTGTCGGCGGTCTCCGATGATGACCTGCTTGCAGAAAGTTTGATCGGCGAATCCGTTGAGATTCTGCGCTGCGACCGGGCGGGCGAAGGCATGGGCGGCACTCTCGCGGAGAGCGTGAAAAAAATCGGTGACGATGCTTCTGTTCTTATCGCTCTTGCCGATATGCCGGGATTGGCGTCAGAGACAATTCTCCTGCTTCAGGAGAAAGCCCAAACCGAGAACATCGTGTTTCCGGTTTACGAGGGCCGTCGAGGTCATCCTGTGATTTTTGGCCGGCAATTTATACCGCGGCTAAAAAACCTCTCCGGTGATGAGGGCGCCAATCAGCTTATCCGCGAATACGCGAGCAGCTGTGTGTCGGTACCCGTGACGGATGCCGGCGTGGTGAGAGATGTTGATACCGCTGCTGATCTTGTGGCGGTCAAGCGGTGGCTTCAGGCGCGCTCTTCCTGA
- the maiA gene encoding maleylacetoacetate isomerase — translation MKLYSFFRSTAAYRVRIALGLKKLEHEIAPVDLIAGQQRSATFLGENPQGLVPALVLDSGKTLAQSGAILEWLEETHPDPPLYPEGALARAQTRALCQHIACDIHPLNNLRVLRYLNDPLELEQSAVDDWYAHWIHRGFTPLEKAVGEFPEAFSLGDRPGMLEIFLIPQVFNAYRFKVDLTAFPNIAALDKRCQQLTAFHHAHPSRQVDTPQEERA, via the coding sequence ATGAAGCTGTATAGCTTCTTCCGCTCCACGGCGGCCTATCGCGTACGCATCGCCCTGGGACTCAAGAAACTCGAACACGAGATCGCTCCCGTAGACCTCATAGCAGGACAGCAGCGAAGCGCGACATTCCTTGGCGAGAATCCCCAGGGACTGGTGCCGGCTCTGGTGCTTGATTCAGGCAAGACCCTTGCACAGTCTGGTGCCATTCTGGAATGGCTGGAAGAGACGCATCCTGATCCACCGCTGTATCCCGAGGGAGCTCTGGCGAGGGCCCAGACCCGCGCTCTCTGCCAACACATCGCCTGCGATATCCATCCTCTCAATAATCTTCGCGTCCTGCGCTATCTGAATGACCCCCTGGAACTCGAGCAGAGCGCCGTGGACGACTGGTATGCCCACTGGATACATCGTGGCTTTACCCCTCTGGAAAAAGCTGTCGGCGAATTCCCTGAGGCGTTTTCCCTCGGCGACCGTCCGGGGATGCTGGAGATATTTCTCATTCCCCAGGTGTTCAATGCCTACCGCTTCAAGGTGGATCTGACTGCGTTCCCGAATATCGCGGCTCTGGACAAGCGCTGTCAGCAGTTGACCGCTTTTCACCATGCGCATCCATCGCGACAAGTCGACACTCCTCAGGAAGAGCGCGCCTGA
- a CDS encoding fumarylacetoacetate hydrolase family protein gives MKLASYKSGRDGQLMIVDRGLQRCCPAGDLAPTMQTALDDWSNIAPRLQERYEHLCEGTLDASSAFEPGKCAAPLPRSYHWADGSAYVTHVELVRKARGADMPTSFWEDPLVYMGASDAFIGPEDPVTAESEDWGIDFEGEVVVVTDDVAAGTTADEAAKHIKLLGIVNDVSLRNLIPGELAKQFGFYQSKPWTAFAPVFVTPDELGTAWDGARLHLPLRATLNGELIGAPNAGQDMTFDFPTLIAHCAKSRSLISGTVIGSGTVSNVGSKDGSCCLAEVRCLETLRDGKPSTPFMSFGDRIHIEMLDGEGASVFGAIDQQIRPFERSTV, from the coding sequence ATGAAACTAGCCTCCTACAAATCCGGTCGCGATGGTCAGCTGATGATCGTAGACCGAGGGCTGCAACGCTGCTGCCCCGCAGGTGACCTTGCTCCCACCATGCAGACGGCCCTCGATGACTGGAGCAACATCGCGCCACGCCTTCAGGAACGCTATGAGCATCTTTGCGAAGGCACCCTCGACGCCAGCAGCGCTTTCGAACCGGGCAAATGCGCTGCGCCGCTCCCCCGCAGCTATCACTGGGCCGACGGTAGCGCCTATGTGACCCACGTGGAGTTGGTCCGAAAAGCGAGAGGCGCGGACATGCCGACCTCTTTCTGGGAAGACCCCCTGGTTTACATGGGTGCCTCGGATGCCTTCATTGGCCCCGAGGACCCCGTAACGGCGGAAAGCGAGGATTGGGGCATTGATTTCGAGGGCGAGGTGGTCGTGGTGACGGACGATGTGGCGGCGGGCACCACCGCCGACGAGGCTGCAAAGCACATCAAACTCCTTGGCATCGTCAATGATGTTTCCCTTCGCAACCTCATACCCGGAGAACTTGCCAAGCAGTTTGGCTTCTATCAATCCAAGCCATGGACGGCCTTCGCACCGGTATTCGTAACTCCCGATGAACTGGGCACCGCCTGGGATGGCGCCCGCCTGCACTTGCCCCTACGGGCAACGCTCAACGGCGAATTGATTGGCGCACCCAACGCCGGCCAGGACATGACCTTTGATTTTCCAACGCTCATTGCACACTGCGCAAAGTCCCGCTCCTTAATCAGCGGCACGGTTATCGGCTCGGGAACCGTCTCCAACGTCGGGTCCAAAGATGGCTCCTGCTGTCTCGCGGAGGTGCGCTGCCTGGAAACGCTCCGCGACGGGAAACCCAGCACTCCGTTCATGAGCTTTGGTGACCGTATTCATATCGAAATGCTGGATGGGGAAGGCGCTTCGGTTTTTGGTGCTATCGATCAGCAGATCAGGCCCTTTGAGCGGAGCACGGTGTAA
- a CDS encoding homogentisate 1,2-dioxygenase, which produces MSRQWFPHVIREGLHSRQAHCDLPEGTYEREMGREGFFGPASHIHHRHPPTAWVDWKGPLRPHAFDLTQLDAVSESPFAQNALLANGDVALRFWRCDRSMGHLVRNSDGDDLLFIHNGSGSLFCDYGQLSFRDGDYLVIPRGTAWRIEPAEPVECLIIEDSDGAYQLPDRGMLGPHAVFDPAILDHPHINEAFLAQQSEEPWDVHIKRHDEVSIVSFPFNPLDAVGWHGNNTVLRLNWRDIRPVMSHRYHLPPSAHTTFVGGGFVVCTFCPRPIETDPGALKVPFYHNNDDYDEVLFYHRGNFFSRDNIEAGMMTYHPCGFAHGPHPKALKKSQSDPATATDEVAVMIDTRRALSIQSAVQGVENPDYVNSWRSQGADGFSVSEGPSS; this is translated from the coding sequence ATGAGCCGTCAATGGTTTCCCCATGTGATTCGCGAAGGGCTGCACTCTCGGCAAGCGCACTGTGACCTCCCCGAAGGCACCTACGAACGGGAGATGGGTAGAGAGGGGTTTTTTGGGCCCGCGAGCCACATCCACCATCGCCACCCCCCCACCGCCTGGGTCGACTGGAAGGGTCCCCTGCGACCCCATGCCTTTGATCTGACGCAGCTCGACGCGGTCAGCGAATCGCCCTTTGCCCAGAACGCGCTGCTGGCCAACGGCGACGTAGCCCTGCGGTTCTGGCGCTGCGACCGGTCCATGGGACATCTGGTACGCAACAGCGATGGCGATGACCTGCTCTTTATTCACAATGGAAGCGGCTCACTCTTTTGCGACTATGGGCAGCTGAGTTTTCGGGATGGCGACTATCTGGTGATTCCCCGGGGCACGGCATGGCGCATAGAACCCGCGGAACCGGTGGAATGCCTGATCATCGAGGACAGCGACGGCGCTTACCAGCTTCCCGATCGCGGAATGCTGGGACCCCACGCAGTTTTCGACCCGGCCATTCTCGATCACCCTCATATCAATGAGGCCTTTCTTGCCCAGCAAAGCGAAGAGCCCTGGGACGTTCATATCAAACGCCACGATGAGGTGAGCATTGTCTCCTTCCCTTTCAACCCCCTGGATGCCGTGGGCTGGCACGGCAACAACACGGTGCTGCGCTTGAACTGGCGGGACATACGCCCGGTGATGAGTCACCGGTACCACCTTCCTCCTTCCGCGCACACGACCTTCGTGGGCGGGGGCTTTGTGGTGTGCACGTTTTGCCCGCGACCCATTGAGACGGATCCCGGGGCGTTAAAAGTGCCCTTCTATCACAACAACGACGACTACGATGAGGTGCTTTTTTACCACCGAGGCAACTTTTTCAGTCGTGACAACATTGAGGCGGGGATGATGACCTACCACCCCTGCGGATTTGCTCACGGCCCTCACCCCAAGGCACTCAAAAAATCGCAAAGCGATCCCGCAACGGCAACAGACGAGGTAGCTGTAATGATCGATACGCGACGGGCACTTTCTATTCAAAGCGCTGTGCAGGGCGTGGAAAATCCAGACTACGTCAACTCCTGGCGCAGCCAGGGTGCGGACGGGTTCTCAGTCTCAGAAGGACCAAGCTCATGA
- a CDS encoding MarR family winged helix-turn-helix transcriptional regulator, which yields MTTLFRLEGFLPYRFDRLAKHISVSLAGVYRRRFAVSVPQWRILALLHETPYLSAKAISRQGNLDKVAVSRAVADLEKRGLLERYLSTGDGRVIELCLTTAGSELFESIAPLALHWETDFLSVLSETERRNLREILQKLEDHAMTEDPAMPVTGGAIK from the coding sequence ATGACTACGCTGTTTCGCCTCGAAGGATTTTTGCCCTACCGCTTTGATCGCCTGGCAAAACACATCAGTGTGTCTCTTGCCGGGGTGTATCGGCGTCGCTTCGCGGTCAGTGTGCCCCAGTGGCGTATCCTCGCGCTCTTGCATGAAACGCCCTATCTCAGCGCCAAGGCCATTTCCCGGCAGGGTAATCTCGATAAAGTAGCGGTATCCCGCGCCGTTGCAGATCTTGAGAAGCGAGGGCTGTTGGAGCGGTATCTGAGCACGGGTGACGGTCGCGTGATCGAGCTCTGCCTCACCACTGCGGGGTCAGAGCTCTTTGAATCCATTGCGCCCCTGGCGCTGCACTGGGAGACTGACTTTTTGAGCGTCCTTAGCGAAACGGAGCGTCGGAATCTCAGGGAGATACTCCAGAAGCTTGAAGACCATGCCATGACTGAGGATCCAGCAATGCCCGTCACAGGAGGTGCCATAAAGTGA